In Felis catus isolate Fca126 chromosome E1, F.catus_Fca126_mat1.0, whole genome shotgun sequence, the following proteins share a genomic window:
- the TMEM107 gene encoding transmembrane protein 107 → MGRISGLVPSRFLTLLAHLVVVITLFWSRDSNIHACLPLTFTPEEYEKQDIQLVAALSVTLGLFAVELAGFFSGVSMFNSTQSLISIGAHCSASVALSFFIFERWECTTYWYIFVFCSALPAVTEMALFISVFGLKKKPF, encoded by the exons ATGGGCCGGATCTCGGGGCTCGTGCCCTCTCGCTTCCTGACGCTCCTGGCGCATCTGGTGGTCGTCATCACCTTGTTCTGGTCGCGG GACAGCAACATCCACGCCTGCCTGCCTCTCACGTTCACCCCCGAGGAGTACGAGAAGCAGGACATTCA GCTCGTGGCAGCGCTGTCCGTCACTCTGGGCCTCTTTGCAGTGGAGCTGGCCGGTTTCTTCTCAGGGGTTTCCATGTTCAACAGCACCCAGAGCCTCATCT CCATTGGGGCTCATTGTAGTGCATCTGTGGCCCTGTCCTTTTTCATATTCGAGCGTTGGGAGTGTACCACGTACTGGTACATTTTCGTCTTCTGCAG TGCCCTCCCAGCTGTCACTGAAATGGCATTGTTCATCAGCGTCTTTGGACTGAAAAAGAAACCTTTCTGA